In [Chlorobium] sp. 445, one DNA window encodes the following:
- a CDS encoding ATPase codes for MLERIDSDIASRLRLISLWIDTHRQSILKVINVFLVFLAIVAVSSLIARLGFFLSPAEEQWAQALEQMMLYLFALQAFLKLALAPNRLRHLKERWLELAIFTVILLYLIFPFAVERVLTSLNPQLTPENITSLYLVVTQFLVILALLPATLRYSGRVMTANVQPATVLLVSFILLTILGTGFLLLPKATAGKSVALVDALFMATSAVCVTGLSTVDITTTFSHTGHWILLVLIQIGGLGIMTLTTFFAAAAGTSARLKEYIALRELIGEESLGKIRTILFQIGFYTMVVEALGAVLIYYTLELDSSLLPSSPVFFAVFHAISAFCNAGFALLSDNLAAPMCKYNFAFLYVVMLLVVIGGLGFPALSSLSGFVHAKILRKPNARLSVHAKLVFFTSAILIVLGAIGFYALEFSHVMHGMTHSEKVMSAFFHSIVARTAGFNMLEIGALSTPTLFLLIALMWIGASPSSTGGGIKTTTAALALMNIWAIASGKNKIELFRRRIPDRVVTRAFSTALLSLLYIAIALFLLLITEQEKNFKFEALLFEVVSAVSTVGLSTGITAELSDAGKLVIIASMLIGRVGFLTVIIALIRPQNHGVYDYSEENVLVS; via the coding sequence ATGCTAGAGCGCATTGACTCAGACATAGCCTCGCGTCTGAGACTGATAAGCCTGTGGATTGACACGCATCGTCAGTCTATACTGAAAGTGATTAATGTGTTTCTTGTTTTTTTGGCAATTGTAGCTGTCTCCTCACTCATTGCACGCCTTGGATTTTTTCTTTCTCCTGCAGAAGAACAGTGGGCGCAAGCCTTGGAGCAAATGATGCTTTATCTGTTCGCACTTCAAGCATTTTTGAAACTTGCACTTGCGCCGAACAGACTGCGCCATCTCAAAGAACGCTGGTTGGAGCTTGCTATCTTCACTGTAATTCTGCTCTATCTTATTTTTCCTTTTGCTGTCGAGCGCGTGCTGACTTCACTCAATCCACAACTGACCCCTGAAAACATTACGAGTCTTTACCTTGTCGTAACACAGTTTCTGGTAATTTTGGCACTCCTGCCTGCCACGCTGCGATACAGCGGACGCGTGATGACTGCCAATGTACAACCTGCCACAGTTCTACTTGTCAGCTTTATCCTTCTGACTATCCTCGGCACAGGATTTTTGCTCTTGCCGAAAGCTACCGCCGGCAAATCCGTTGCACTCGTCGATGCGCTCTTCATGGCAACCAGCGCCGTGTGTGTAACGGGTCTTTCAACAGTTGATATTACCACGACATTTTCTCACACTGGGCATTGGATTTTACTGGTGCTGATTCAGATTGGCGGTTTAGGCATTATGACTCTCACCACGTTTTTTGCAGCAGCTGCCGGCACAAGTGCGCGGCTCAAAGAATATATTGCACTGCGCGAGCTTATTGGTGAAGAAAGTCTGGGAAAAATTCGCACGATTTTGTTTCAAATCGGATTTTATACCATGGTCGTCGAAGCACTTGGTGCCGTGCTGATTTACTACACCTTAGAGCTTGACTCATCGCTGTTGCCCTCTTCGCCGGTCTTTTTTGCAGTGTTTCACGCTATCTCGGCGTTTTGCAATGCAGGATTTGCTTTGCTTTCAGATAATCTCGCTGCGCCCATGTGCAAATATAACTTTGCATTTCTCTATGTCGTGATGCTGCTTGTCGTTATTGGTGGCTTGGGTTTTCCTGCACTGTCGAGTCTGTCTGGATTTGTGCATGCCAAAATTTTGCGTAAACCTAATGCACGACTCTCCGTTCATGCTAAACTTGTCTTTTTCACATCAGCTATTTTGATTGTGTTGGGTGCAATTGGATTCTATGCGCTTGAATTTTCGCATGTGATGCATGGCATGACGCACAGCGAAAAAGTGATGTCTGCGTTCTTTCACTCTATCGTGGCGCGTACAGCGGGGTTCAATATGCTTGAGATTGGTGCGCTCTCTACACCGACACTCTTTTTACTCATTGCGCTCATGTGGATTGGTGCTTCGCCGAGTTCTACAGGTGGTGGTATCAAAACCACAACGGCAGCACTTGCACTTATGAACATCTGGGCAATTGCTTCGGGCAAAAACAAAATCGAACTTTTTCGCCGCCGCATTCCTGACCGTGTCGTTACGCGCGCATTTAGTACAGCGCTGCTCTCCTTACTCTATATCGCAATTGCCCTATTTTTACTGCTCATCACTGAACAAGAAAAAAATTTTAAGTTCGAAGCCTTGCTCTTTGAAGTCGTGTCAGCTGTCAGTACCGTTGGTCTATCGACAGGCATCACGGCTGAACTGAGCGATGCTGGTAAGTTGGTCATTATAGCTTCTATGCTGATTGGGCGTGTAGGATTTCTGACAGTCATCATTGCTTTGATTCGACCGCAAAACCATGGTGTGTATGACTATTCAGAAGAAAACGTTCTGGTCTCATAG
- a CDS encoding potassium transporter TrkA yields the protein MTKKVAVIGIGNFGSHLAVTLAHQGAEVLAIDSSMDRLDDVKDKVTYTVRLDSTEEKALRDQGLTELDAVIVAIGDDFEATLLTVAALQNIGVKRIIARATTQTHERILRHLGIEEVISPAVEAAERLADSLMYRGVIDSLELSSDYSIVEVNAPESFIGKSLGELKLRETFDVNLITIKRIEQEPRLLGLRSRTVEKILGIPTPDMIVQRGDVLVLFATKPAISKMCNDSLE from the coding sequence ATGACTAAAAAAGTTGCCGTTATCGGTATCGGTAATTTTGGCTCGCACCTTGCAGTCACGCTGGCACATCAAGGCGCTGAAGTCTTGGCGATTGACTCCTCTATGGACCGTTTAGATGATGTCAAAGATAAAGTTACCTACACGGTTCGCTTAGATTCAACGGAGGAAAAAGCCCTGCGTGATCAAGGCTTGACGGAACTCGATGCGGTGATTGTTGCTATTGGCGATGACTTTGAAGCCACGCTGCTTACTGTTGCTGCTTTGCAAAACATTGGAGTAAAACGCATCATTGCACGCGCCACTACACAAACGCATGAGCGCATTTTGCGACACTTGGGCATCGAGGAGGTTATCTCTCCTGCTGTGGAAGCAGCAGAGCGACTGGCTGATAGCCTTATGTATCGTGGTGTCATTGATTCGCTTGAGCTTTCCTCAGATTACTCTATTGTGGAAGTTAATGCTCCTGAGTCCTTCATTGGCAAATCGCTAGGCGAACTGAAATTGCGTGAAACATTCGATGTCAACCTTATTACCATCAAACGCATCGAGCAAGAGCCACGACTCTTAGGTCTGCGCTCTCGCACAGTCGAAAAAATTCTCGGTATTCCAACGCCCGATATGATTGTGCAACGCGGCGACGTGCTCGTGCTTTTCGCCACTAAACCTGCTATCAGCAAAATGTGCAACGATAGTCTGGAGTAG